The Halomonas sp. KG2 genome contains a region encoding:
- the argC gene encoding N-acetyl-gamma-glutamyl-phosphate reductase has protein sequence MIKVGIVGGTGYTGVELLRLLAQHPQVSVEAITSRSEAGVKVCDMYPNLRGHYDALTFSEPDAKALGALDAVFFATPHGVAHALAGELLDNGTRVIDLSADFRLRDAAEWSQWYDQPHGAPELLKEAVYGLPEMHREKIKNARLIAVPGCYPTAAQLGYLPLLEAGLIDPGQLIADCKSGVTGAGRGAKVASLLAEASESMKAYGASGHRHLPEIRQGLSDMQPNAVGLTFVPHLTPMIRGIHATLYSTLTEEPGDLQALFEQRYAHEPFVDVMPAGSHPETRSVKGNNTCRIAVHRPGNGNTVVVLSVIDNLVKGASGQAIQNLNLMFGFDENMGLNAPALMP, from the coding sequence GTGATTAAGGTTGGCATTGTAGGCGGTACCGGCTATACCGGCGTTGAGCTGTTACGGTTACTTGCCCAGCATCCTCAGGTAAGCGTAGAAGCCATTACCTCGCGCTCGGAAGCAGGTGTGAAGGTATGCGACATGTATCCCAACCTGCGCGGCCACTATGACGCCCTCACGTTTAGCGAGCCAGACGCCAAGGCACTGGGTGCACTGGATGCGGTGTTCTTTGCAACACCCCACGGGGTCGCCCATGCACTAGCAGGCGAACTGCTCGACAATGGCACGCGAGTAATCGACTTATCTGCGGATTTCCGGCTGCGCGACGCCGCCGAATGGAGCCAGTGGTACGACCAGCCCCATGGCGCCCCGGAACTGCTAAAAGAAGCGGTGTATGGCCTACCAGAAATGCATCGTGAGAAAATCAAAAACGCTCGCTTAATTGCCGTACCAGGATGCTACCCAACGGCTGCTCAACTCGGCTATCTGCCACTTTTGGAAGCTGGTTTGATTGACCCAGGCCAGTTAATCGCTGACTGCAAATCAGGCGTTACCGGCGCAGGCCGTGGTGCCAAAGTTGCCTCGCTGCTAGCCGAGGCCAGCGAATCGATGAAAGCCTACGGTGCGTCTGGACATCGCCATTTGCCTGAAATTCGTCAAGGCTTAAGCGATATGCAGCCAAACGCCGTAGGGCTTACCTTTGTGCCGCACTTAACGCCGATGATCCGCGGCATTCATGCCACGCTCTATAGTACGCTGACTGAAGAGCCAGGCGATTTACAGGCGCTCTTTGAGCAGCGTTACGCCCACGAGCCGTTTGTTGACGTCATGCCTGCAGGCAGTCATCCGGAAACTCGCAGCGTCAAAGGCAACAATACCTGCCGTATCGCTGTTCACCGTCCTGGTAATGGCAATACCGTAGTCGTACTTTCGGTAATTGATAACCTCGTTAAAGGCGCATCAGGCCAAGCGATTCAAAACCTTAACCTCATGTTTGGCTTTGACGAAAATATGGGCCTCAACGCCCCAGCGTTGATGCCTTAA
- the hemJ gene encoding protoporphyrinogen oxidase HemJ, with the protein MYLWVKAIHLMAVVTWFAALFYLPRLYVYHAMARDTGDEQAITYFKTMERKLYRGIMTPSMIIVLIFGGWMLYLVPDWLSQGWMHAKLTLVALLIAYHHVCLIYLKQFDQARCTKSHVFFRWFNEAPVIALIAIIILAVVKPF; encoded by the coding sequence ATGTATTTATGGGTAAAGGCCATTCATTTGATGGCGGTTGTTACCTGGTTTGCTGCGCTATTTTATTTACCGCGACTGTATGTGTACCACGCCATGGCGCGGGACACAGGCGATGAGCAAGCGATCACTTACTTTAAAACCATGGAGCGTAAGTTGTACCGTGGGATCATGACGCCATCGATGATCATTGTGCTGATCTTTGGTGGCTGGATGCTTTATCTTGTACCCGATTGGTTGAGCCAAGGGTGGATGCACGCTAAGTTAACGCTTGTTGCACTATTAATCGCCTATCATCATGTTTGCTTAATTTATTTGAAGCAATTTGATCAAGCCCGCTGCACCAAAAGCCATGTGTTTTTCCGCTGGTTTAACGAAGCGCCCGTGATTGCGTTAATCGCGATTATTATCCTGGCGGTGGTGAAGCCCTTTTGA
- a CDS encoding amino acid ABC transporter ATP-binding protein, whose translation MVRMQQLNKHFGSLHVLNNVDLEIVPGEVVVIIGASGSGKSTLIRCINGLEEFQAGSLDVDGNQLLPNGKSSKALQTIRTEVGMVFQQFNLFPHLSVRDNVTLAPMKVRGWSRQDAEDTAERLLERVGIADQADKYPSQLSGGQQQRVALARALAMEPRLMLFDEPTSALDPEMIGEVLDAMRELAKEGMTMVIVTHEMGFAREVADRVIFIHKGEIAEQGPPEQLFDTPQHERTQSFLARVLKH comes from the coding sequence ATTGTGCGTATGCAGCAGCTCAATAAGCATTTTGGCAGCCTGCACGTACTCAATAATGTTGATCTTGAAATTGTGCCTGGTGAAGTCGTCGTTATCATCGGTGCCAGTGGCTCTGGTAAATCAACGCTCATCCGCTGTATCAACGGCTTAGAAGAGTTTCAAGCCGGCTCTCTTGATGTTGATGGCAACCAATTACTGCCCAACGGTAAAAGCAGTAAAGCGCTGCAAACTATCCGTACTGAAGTCGGCATGGTGTTTCAGCAGTTCAACCTTTTTCCCCACTTGAGCGTGCGCGACAACGTTACTCTTGCCCCCATGAAAGTGCGGGGGTGGAGCCGCCAAGATGCCGAAGATACCGCTGAACGACTGTTAGAGCGCGTTGGTATCGCCGACCAAGCAGATAAGTACCCAAGCCAGCTCTCGGGTGGGCAGCAGCAACGTGTAGCGTTAGCCCGGGCGTTAGCCATGGAACCCCGCCTGATGCTGTTTGACGAGCCTACATCAGCGCTTGATCCTGAAATGATTGGTGAAGTGCTGGATGCCATGCGTGAACTTGCCAAAGAAGGCATGACCATGGTGATAGTGACCCATGAAATGGGCTTTGCCCGTGAAGTGGCAGATCGCGTTATTTTTATCCATAAAGGCGAAATTGCCGAGCAAGGTCCTCCCGAGCAACTGTTCGATACGCCACAACATGAGCGAACACAATCCTTCCTTGCACGTGTTTTGAAGCATTAA
- a CDS encoding chloride channel protein encodes MARFSRSDFTLESFRRQLANVDALPQLCVLGLVSGVITGAVMVAFRLLLEVGAALYMPEGNPEAFEGLAPWLRALLPMIAVTLIGTMLYRQKAAARKLGVGHVIERLTYHQGRFPMRNWLNQWWVGVVSVLGGLSAGREGPAIHLGAAASSGLGLKLRLPNNSLRVLVACGTAAGISASFNTPIAGVIFAMEVVMMEYTLMSFMPVILASTMGALVAQLVYGNEPAFRIPEVALGSLMNVPWVVIIGLVIGLLAGLFIHISRSQYLQQWPLWLRLGAVGVITGAVAWWFPEVQGIGYDSVAAMLNNQLAITVLLALMIAKLLITAITVAGGVPIGIIGPVLVVGAAIGALGGMLGGWVWPDKAADPGIYAMLGMAAMMGAVLQAPLAALMALLELTHSPHIMLPGMLVVVVACLTSRQLTGCEGFFISSVRYGLHPLQQPLMQALSRVSVPAVMERHLVRTDRMITPDQARRLLETNPVWLVIERSSAEKPVLALKAAELARWLLEHDEALQDEAPPEDEFIDLLEIPGQRLEMAPIGLQATLSEAFLKLQDNALGALYVVHGYRPKQQRISGIITRGAIERYYHYTDPRGADSQQ; translated from the coding sequence GTGGCACGTTTTTCCCGGTCAGATTTCACCTTGGAAAGTTTTCGTCGCCAGTTGGCGAATGTTGATGCCCTGCCTCAGCTGTGTGTGCTGGGGTTAGTGTCTGGGGTGATCACAGGCGCGGTGATGGTGGCTTTTCGCTTATTGCTAGAGGTAGGTGCTGCCCTTTATATGCCTGAGGGCAATCCTGAGGCCTTTGAAGGACTCGCACCATGGCTTCGTGCACTGTTGCCGATGATTGCCGTGACGTTGATTGGCACAATGCTCTATCGGCAAAAGGCTGCCGCCCGTAAGTTAGGTGTTGGCCATGTGATTGAGCGTCTCACCTATCACCAGGGACGTTTCCCTATGCGCAACTGGCTTAACCAGTGGTGGGTGGGCGTTGTGTCTGTGCTGGGTGGCCTCTCAGCAGGACGTGAAGGCCCTGCCATTCATCTGGGCGCAGCGGCCTCCAGCGGCTTAGGTCTCAAGCTTCGCTTGCCCAATAACAGTTTACGGGTGTTGGTTGCTTGCGGTACGGCGGCAGGTATATCAGCATCATTTAATACGCCAATCGCAGGGGTGATTTTCGCCATGGAAGTGGTGATGATGGAATACACCCTGATGAGCTTTATGCCGGTGATACTCGCCTCTACCATGGGGGCATTGGTCGCTCAATTGGTGTATGGCAATGAACCGGCGTTTCGCATTCCTGAAGTTGCCCTTGGCTCGCTAATGAACGTGCCTTGGGTGGTTATTATTGGTTTGGTGATCGGCCTGCTGGCGGGCTTATTTATTCATATTTCGCGCAGTCAGTACCTACAGCAGTGGCCGCTATGGCTTAGGTTAGGTGCTGTTGGGGTGATAACGGGCGCTGTTGCGTGGTGGTTTCCTGAAGTGCAAGGCATTGGTTACGACAGCGTTGCGGCTATGTTGAATAATCAGTTGGCGATTACTGTGTTGTTGGCATTGATGATCGCGAAGTTATTGATTACTGCCATTACCGTGGCAGGTGGTGTACCAATCGGCATTATTGGCCCCGTGCTAGTGGTCGGTGCTGCCATCGGTGCTCTAGGGGGAATGCTGGGCGGTTGGGTATGGCCAGATAAAGCGGCAGACCCTGGCATTTATGCCATGCTGGGCATGGCGGCAATGATGGGCGCGGTATTGCAAGCACCGCTTGCCGCCTTAATGGCGTTACTTGAACTAACGCATTCGCCACATATCATGTTGCCTGGCATGCTCGTTGTGGTGGTTGCCTGCCTAACATCTCGTCAGCTTACCGGTTGCGAGGGCTTTTTTATTAGCTCGGTGCGCTACGGCTTACATCCGTTACAGCAGCCTTTAATGCAGGCGCTTTCGCGGGTATCGGTGCCAGCGGTAATGGAGCGCCACTTAGTACGCACAGATCGAATGATTACGCCTGATCAGGCACGGCGTCTGTTGGAAACGAATCCTGTGTGGCTAGTGATTGAGCGCTCCAGTGCAGAAAAACCAGTGCTGGCGCTTAAAGCCGCTGAGCTTGCGCGTTGGTTACTGGAGCATGATGAAGCGCTGCAAGACGAAGCCCCACCAGAAGACGAGTTCATTGATTTGCTTGAGATCCCTGGGCAGCGGCTTGAAATGGCACCTATCGGATTACAAGCAACGCTATCGGAAGCGTTTCTAAAACTTCAGGACAATGCGCTAGGCGCACTCTATGTCGTGCATGGTTATCGGCCAAAGCAGCAGCGAATTTCAGGTATCATTACGCGTGGCGCTATCGAACGTTATTATCACTACACTGACCCCCGCGGTGCTGATTCCCAGCAATGA
- the mnmG gene encoding tRNA uridine-5-carboxymethylaminomethyl(34) synthesis enzyme MnmG — MNYPDRFDVIVIGGGHAGTEAALASARMGCQTLLLTHNIETLGQMSCNPAIGGIGKSHLVKEIDALGGAMGLATDLGGIQFRVLNARKGPAVRATRAQADRIRYKAAIRGMLENQPNLTIFQQAAGDLIVDNNTVRGVVTETGIRFHAESVVLSTGTFLGGVIHIGLDQSRGGRAGDPPSNALAERLRALPFRVDRLKTGTPPRIDAKTVDFTSLEEQPGDTPTPVMSYLGSREMHPQQVSCHIAHTNERTHEIIMANLDRSPMYSGVIEGVGPRYCPSIEDKVHRFADKSSHQVFIEPEGLDTHELYPNGISTSLPFDVQLQVVRSIKGLENAHITRPGYAIEYDFFDPRDLKHSLETKFIHNLFFAGQINGTTGYEEAGAQGLLAGLNAARRAKQLEAWHPRRDEAYLGVLVDDLITMGTKEPYRMFTSRAEYRLLLREDNADLRLTEKGRELGLVDDKRWSAFSQKREAIERETTRLATVWVQPNTPAAAKIAEKTGRPLPREYCLSDLLKRPELSYADITSLPGIESGDVDDEAVAEQVQIQAKYQGYIDRQQDEIDKLKRHEATPLPAELDYQRVEGLSNEIRQKLSETRPETLAQAARISGVTPAAVSILLIHLKKRRLVSTSEVVNG; from the coding sequence TTGAACTATCCCGACCGCTTTGACGTGATTGTCATCGGCGGTGGCCATGCGGGAACTGAAGCCGCATTGGCCTCTGCTCGTATGGGTTGTCAAACCCTATTGCTAACCCACAACATCGAAACGCTCGGCCAAATGTCGTGCAATCCAGCGATTGGTGGGATTGGCAAAAGCCACCTGGTAAAAGAAATTGATGCACTCGGTGGTGCAATGGGGCTAGCCACGGACTTAGGCGGCATCCAGTTTCGGGTATTGAACGCTCGTAAAGGTCCAGCCGTTCGAGCAACACGTGCTCAAGCAGACCGAATTCGCTACAAAGCTGCTATTCGGGGAATGCTGGAAAACCAGCCGAACTTAACCATTTTTCAGCAAGCCGCTGGCGATCTGATTGTGGATAACAACACTGTTCGAGGTGTTGTGACCGAAACAGGCATCCGCTTTCATGCGGAGTCCGTTGTGCTGTCGACCGGCACCTTTTTGGGTGGCGTTATCCACATTGGGTTAGATCAAAGCCGCGGTGGCCGCGCCGGTGACCCGCCGTCCAACGCGCTAGCAGAGCGCTTACGCGCACTACCGTTTCGTGTTGATCGACTAAAAACCGGAACGCCTCCACGAATTGATGCCAAAACGGTTGACTTCACATCGTTGGAAGAACAGCCAGGTGACACACCAACGCCGGTCATGTCGTACCTCGGTTCACGGGAGATGCATCCACAACAGGTGAGTTGCCACATAGCGCACACCAATGAGCGCACCCATGAAATCATCATGGCGAATCTTGATCGCTCGCCTATGTATTCCGGTGTGATCGAAGGCGTTGGTCCGCGATACTGCCCATCGATTGAAGACAAAGTTCACCGCTTTGCCGACAAATCAAGCCATCAGGTATTTATCGAGCCTGAAGGCTTGGATACCCATGAGCTCTATCCCAACGGAATCTCGACGTCGTTGCCTTTTGATGTTCAGCTACAAGTGGTCCGCTCCATTAAAGGCTTAGAAAACGCTCATATCACACGGCCTGGCTATGCTATTGAGTACGACTTTTTTGATCCCCGGGATTTAAAACACTCCCTGGAAACTAAATTTATCCACAACCTGTTTTTCGCCGGACAAATCAACGGTACTACCGGTTACGAAGAGGCTGGAGCTCAAGGGTTGTTGGCAGGTTTGAATGCCGCTCGCCGCGCCAAACAGTTAGAGGCCTGGCATCCTCGCCGCGACGAAGCTTATCTCGGTGTGTTGGTAGATGACCTGATTACTATGGGCACCAAAGAGCCCTACCGCATGTTTACCTCGCGTGCGGAATACCGCCTGCTGCTACGCGAAGACAATGCTGATCTGCGTTTAACGGAAAAAGGGCGTGAGCTTGGGTTAGTCGATGACAAACGTTGGTCAGCGTTTAGCCAAAAACGCGAAGCCATCGAGCGTGAAACAACACGCTTAGCTACTGTCTGGGTGCAGCCCAATACACCAGCCGCCGCGAAAATTGCTGAAAAAACCGGTAGACCGCTTCCTCGAGAATACTGTTTAAGTGACTTGTTAAAGCGCCCAGAGCTTAGCTATGCAGATATTACATCGCTACCTGGCATTGAAAGCGGCGATGTCGACGATGAAGCGGTTGCCGAGCAAGTACAAATTCAAGCGAAATACCAGGGTTATATCGACCGTCAACAGGATGAGATCGATAAGCTCAAGCGCCATGAAGCAACACCGCTGCCAGCCGAGCTGGATTATCAACGGGTAGAAGGTCTATCCAACGAGATCCGCCAAAAGCTTAGTGAAACGCGTCCAGAAACCCTGGCGCAAGCCGCTAGGATTTCCGGCGTGACCCCTGCGGCGGTCTCTATTTTGCTAATACATTTGAAAAAACGTCGCTTAGTCAGTACTAGCGAGGTCGTTAACGGATGA
- the erpA gene encoding iron-sulfur cluster insertion protein ErpA, with amino-acid sequence MSGAEAFVPTPLLLSDSARKRIQALIAEEANPALKLRVYVTGGGCSGFQYGFDFAENVAEDDTLIEFGDAILVVDPLSYQYLVGSTIDYEEGLAGARFRVQNPNATTTCGCGASFMV; translated from the coding sequence ATGAGCGGTGCAGAAGCTTTTGTTCCAACGCCTCTACTCTTGTCTGATAGTGCTCGGAAACGCATCCAAGCACTCATAGCAGAAGAGGCTAACCCTGCGCTGAAACTCCGCGTTTATGTCACCGGTGGTGGCTGCTCGGGGTTCCAGTATGGGTTTGATTTTGCTGAAAACGTGGCCGAAGACGACACGTTAATTGAATTTGGCGATGCGATCCTCGTCGTCGATCCTCTCTCCTACCAATACTTGGTGGGTTCAACCATTGACTATGAAGAAGGGTTAGCAGGTGCCCGTTTTCGTGTTCAAAACCCCAACGCTACGACCACCTGCGGCTGTGGAGCTTCCTTCATGGTCTAA
- the rsmG gene encoding 16S rRNA (guanine(527)-N(7))-methyltransferase RsmG: MSRLTPLINSLPETVAPRLEEGLATLGATVTPQQREQLLGLLALLHKWNQAYNLTAVRDVEEMVSRHVLDSAAVAPYVHGPQILDVGAGPGLPGLVLAIMKPELQVTLLDSNGKKVRFQRQAVMELALTNVTPTQARVEQFNGQTFDQVISRAFASLVDFISLTRALPAAHGQWLAMKGPGADDELRELPAYVELQARHLLRVPFETAERQLLILTPKGVE; this comes from the coding sequence ATGAGTCGATTAACGCCGTTGATCAACAGTTTGCCTGAAACCGTTGCCCCCCGATTGGAAGAAGGATTAGCAACATTAGGAGCCACTGTCACCCCCCAACAGCGCGAACAACTACTTGGTTTGCTCGCTCTGTTGCACAAGTGGAATCAGGCTTATAACCTCACCGCTGTACGCGATGTTGAAGAGATGGTGTCACGGCACGTGCTGGATAGTGCTGCTGTCGCACCTTATGTTCATGGGCCACAGATACTTGATGTAGGCGCTGGCCCCGGTTTGCCCGGCCTTGTGCTTGCTATCATGAAGCCTGAACTGCAGGTAACGCTACTCGATAGCAATGGCAAAAAAGTTCGCTTTCAACGTCAAGCAGTGATGGAGTTAGCGTTGACCAACGTCACGCCAACCCAAGCGCGTGTCGAGCAATTCAATGGCCAGACGTTTGATCAAGTGATTTCCCGAGCCTTTGCCAGCTTGGTAGACTTTATCTCGCTAACCCGAGCACTACCGGCAGCTCATGGGCAGTGGCTTGCTATGAAAGGCCCAGGCGCTGATGATGAACTGCGGGAGTTGCCCGCCTATGTTGAGCTCCAGGCGCGTCACCTACTGCGTGTACCCTTCGAGACGGCCGAGCGGCAGCTGTTGATTCTGACCCCAAAAGGAGTTGAGTAG
- a CDS encoding transporter substrate-binding domain-containing protein has protein sequence MNYLLKKSVIATALALGLGSTTVAFAQTPTVNVATDPSFVPFEMMDPETGEMIGFDMDIINAVAERAGFDVNLTTMEFSGIIPAVQTGSQEIALAGITITDERAEVVDFSAPYYDSGLQIIVRADNEEVSSLEDLAGLTVATKIGSTSYDFLQQELGEDADITPYPGTADMYMALLGRNVDAVLYDAPNVAYFSQTRGEGRTKVVGPLYEGQQYGIVFHKGSEWVEPTNEALASMREDGTYDEIYTKWFGEAPSAE, from the coding sequence ATGAATTACCTACTAAAAAAATCTGTCATTGCTACCGCCCTTGCACTGGGCTTAGGCAGTACCACTGTCGCGTTTGCACAAACACCTACTGTCAATGTGGCCACTGACCCAAGCTTTGTCCCGTTTGAAATGATGGATCCAGAAACCGGTGAAATGATCGGTTTCGACATGGATATCATCAACGCAGTCGCCGAACGTGCAGGCTTTGACGTTAACCTCACCACGATGGAGTTCTCTGGCATCATTCCCGCCGTCCAAACCGGCAGCCAGGAAATCGCCCTTGCAGGCATCACCATTACAGATGAGCGTGCCGAAGTTGTCGACTTCTCCGCTCCCTACTATGACTCAGGTCTGCAAATTATCGTACGTGCCGACAACGAAGAGGTCTCTTCGCTTGAGGACCTTGCGGGTCTCACCGTTGCCACCAAAATCGGCTCTACCAGCTACGACTTCCTTCAACAGGAACTCGGTGAAGATGCCGACATTACTCCCTATCCAGGCACCGCCGATATGTACATGGCGCTGTTAGGGCGCAACGTGGATGCCGTGCTGTACGACGCCCCTAACGTTGCCTACTTCTCACAAACCCGTGGCGAAGGCCGTACCAAAGTGGTTGGCCCGCTGTATGAAGGCCAGCAGTACGGTATCGTTTTCCATAAAGGCAGCGAGTGGGTAGAGCCTACCAACGAAGCACTTGCCTCCATGCGTGAAGACGGCACCTATGATGAAATCTACACAAAGTGGTTCGGTGAAGCCCCCAGCGCTGAATAA
- a CDS encoding amino acid ABC transporter permease produces the protein MDVNFQFDWSAAFGSIPYLLPGIPWTLLISFGGLAIGFFIGIFFGLLRISPVRWLRWPAVLYVEVFRGTPILVQVLFIFYGLPQLLGGPINALVAGIAAIAINSGAYISEIVRGGVQSIERGQREASLSLGLSRTQAFRYVIWPQALRRMIPPLGNQGIISIKDTSLFSVIGVGELVRQGQIYIATTFTALEVYFMVALMYLAITWTLSLILRQIERRGLAGQ, from the coding sequence GTGGACGTTAACTTTCAGTTTGATTGGTCGGCCGCATTTGGGTCGATCCCCTATCTGTTACCAGGTATTCCTTGGACACTGCTTATATCGTTCGGCGGCCTAGCGATCGGCTTCTTTATTGGCATATTCTTTGGTTTATTGCGCATTAGCCCAGTACGTTGGCTGCGCTGGCCAGCAGTTTTATACGTCGAAGTGTTTCGCGGCACGCCTATTTTAGTGCAGGTTCTGTTTATCTTTTATGGCTTACCCCAATTGCTGGGAGGCCCGATCAACGCACTCGTTGCTGGCATTGCCGCGATCGCCATTAATTCAGGGGCTTATATCTCTGAAATTGTGCGAGGCGGCGTGCAGTCTATCGAACGTGGCCAGCGAGAAGCGTCACTTTCGCTAGGCTTGTCTCGAACTCAAGCTTTTCGCTACGTAATTTGGCCCCAAGCCCTACGGCGCATGATTCCTCCACTGGGTAACCAGGGCATCATCAGTATCAAAGATACCTCGCTATTTTCTGTTATCGGGGTCGGTGAATTAGTCCGCCAAGGGCAAATTTATATTGCCACTACCTTTACCGCACTTGAGGTCTATTTCATGGTGGCGCTGATGTACCTTGCCATCACCTGGACTCTCTCTTTGATTCTGCGCCAAATTGAGCGCAGAGGCCTCGCAGGACAATAA